The Cytobacillus luteolus genome window below encodes:
- the rplL gene encoding 50S ribosomal protein L7/L12, which translates to MTTEQILEAVKNMTVLELNDLVKAIEEEFGVTAAAPVAMGAVAGGEVAAEQTEFDVILAGAGDQKIKVIKVVRELTGLGLKEAKELVDNTPKAVKEGVSKEEAEELKAKLEEVGANVEVK; encoded by the coding sequence ATGACTACAGAACAAATCTTAGAAGCTGTAAAAAATATGACTGTTTTAGAACTTAACGACTTAGTAAAAGCAATTGAAGAAGAATTTGGTGTAACTGCTGCTGCTCCTGTTGCTATGGGTGCTGTTGCTGGTGGCGAAGTTGCTGCTGAGCAAACTGAATTTGATGTAATCCTAGCTGGCGCTGGCGACCAAAAAATCAAAGTTATCAAAGTAGTACGTGAATTAACAGGTCTTGGCTTAAAAGAAGCTAAAGAACTAGTTGACAACACTCCAAAAGCTGTTAAAGAAGGCGTTTCTAAAGAAGAAGCTGAAGAATTAAAAGCTAAACTTGAAGAAGTTGGAGCTAACGTAGAAGTTAAGTAA
- a CDS encoding class I SAM-dependent methyltransferase, which produces MTEHYYTNKPSTASNPQNINFTLRGIVLQFKSDRGVFSKNEVDFGSRLLIETFQFPTIEGDLLDVGCGYGPIGLSLAKDCSSRKVEMIDVNERAIDLAKQNAANNEVSNVKIYKSDVFNAVDLEKRFAAILSNPPIRAGKKVVHQILEESYQFLLPKGELWVVIQKKQGAPSAIEKLESIFDEVEIVKRDKGYYIIRAIRD; this is translated from the coding sequence ATGACAGAACACTACTATACAAACAAACCGTCGACAGCAAGTAATCCTCAAAATATAAACTTTACTTTAAGGGGTATTGTCCTTCAATTTAAAAGTGATCGCGGAGTTTTTTCGAAAAATGAAGTAGATTTCGGCTCTCGCCTTCTAATCGAAACATTTCAATTTCCTACTATTGAAGGTGATTTGCTAGATGTAGGTTGTGGTTATGGACCTATTGGTCTTTCGCTGGCAAAGGATTGTTCTTCGCGAAAAGTTGAGATGATCGATGTGAATGAACGTGCAATTGACTTAGCCAAGCAAAATGCAGCTAACAATGAAGTTTCTAATGTTAAAATCTATAAAAGTGATGTATTCAATGCGGTTGATCTAGAGAAAAGATTTGCTGCCATCCTCTCCAACCCTCCAATTCGTGCAGGGAAAAAGGTGGTACATCAAATACTAGAAGAAAGCTATCAATTCCTACTCCCAAAAGGTGAGTTATGGGTAGTTATTCAAAAGAAGCAAGGGGCACCATCTGCAATCGAGAAACTAGAATCTATTTTTGATGAGGTTGAGATTGTGAAAAGAGATAAAGGTTATTATATTATCAGGGCCATCCGTGACTGA